A genome region from Erigeron canadensis isolate Cc75 chromosome 3, C_canadensis_v1, whole genome shotgun sequence includes the following:
- the LOC122590507 gene encoding cellulose synthase-like protein H1, which translates to MSSIYTTQKDSTCLLPLQEKIVHKNTKARAIELVILSLLVSVLVYRVVSFKDQDHYLPWLLAFLCESWFTFIWAIGVCVKWNQSTIVTYPERLLKRVKESEFPAVDIFVTTADPILEPAIITMNTVLSLVAADYPASKLALYLSDDGCSPITYYSLVETTKFAKIWVPFCKKYNVQVRAPFRYFTPNSTHPLEEDNSMELQQEWKNMKNEYEKLCKKIELASKMAFPCDHNSEYAVFNGVHRMKHPAIIKVISENKEGSLNELPHVIYISREKSPKHHHHYKAGAMNALTRVSGVMTNAPLMLNVDCDMYANNPQVFLHAMCMVFDFNDEEYAFFQFPQAFYDGLKDDPFGNQLANFYYIANGVASLQGTFYAGSNCFHKRKVIYGAFPSDITKFGNMGNEDLHKSFGNSVELRESAAQYLSRSYANIENKRNPSSFIEPAVRVAGCSYEYGTSWGTKVGWIYGSTVEDILTGLSIHEKGWRSIITSPEPLAFLGCAPSTYNASLIQQKRWSMGLLEILFTNKNPFLLIIKGRVWFRQALAYFWLCSWGLQSIPELCYAILPAYCILTNSHFLPKINEPTFLIPMGIFISYNLYALWELKRLGVSLRMWWNLQTMGRVNAMTAWFFGFLSVMLKLVGLSQPVFEVTQKEQSSNDGDHVDADAGRFTYDKSPIIIPGVVLLLVNMTALINGMSRLVNVDSIEELRLLGEMFCSLWVILCFWEFLKGLFGNGKYGIPTSIIWKSGALALFVVQIFRRSPQLF; encoded by the exons ATGTCGTCCATATACACTACTCAAAAAGACTCAACCTGCCTACTCCCTCTACAAGAAAAAATCGTCCACAAGAACACAAAGGCACGAGCCATAGAGCTCGTAATTCTTTCTCTTCTCGTCTCCGTGCTTGTTTATCGAGTTGTTTCTTTCAAAGACCAAGACCATTACCTCCCATGGCTGCTCGCGTTCTTATGCGAGTCATGGTTTACATTTATATGGGCTATTGGCGTGTGTGTCAAATGGAATCAATCCACCATCGTAACGTACCCAGAACGACTTTTAAAGAG GGTAAAAGAATCGGAATTTCCAGCAGTAGATATATTTGTGACCACCGCGGATCCTATTCTGGAACCAGCCATCATAACAATGAACACGGTGTTATCACTTGTAGCAGCGGATTATCCAGCTAGCAAGTTAGCCCTTTATTTGTCCGACGATGGTTGCTCGCCGATCACATATTATTCACTAGTTGAGACAACAAAATTTGCAAAAATTTGGGTCCCTTTTTGCAAAAAGTATAACGTTCAAGTTAGAGCTCCATTTCGATATTTTACTCCCAATTCCACTCATCCCTTAGAAGAAGACAACTCTATGGAGCTCCaacaagaatggaagaataTGAAG AATGAATACGAAAAACTTTGCAAAAAGATTGAGCTTGCTTCTAAGATGGCATTTCCATGTGATCATAATTCGGAATATGCTGTTTTCAATGGTGTTCACCGTATGAAACATCCCGCTATCATCAAG GTTATATCTGAGAACAAAGAAGGTAGTTTGAATGAGTTGCCTCATGTGATATACATCTCAAGAGAGAAAAGCCcgaaacatcatcatcattacaaAGCTGGAGCTATGAATGCTTTG ACTAGAGTCTCTGGAGTAATGACAAATGCACCTCTGATGCTGAATGTAGATTGTGATATGTATGCAAACAATCCACAAGTTTTTCTTCATGCAATGTGTATGGTGTTCGACTTCAACGATGAAGAATATGCTTTTTTCCAGTTTCCTCAAGCTTTTTATGATGGATTGAAGGATGACCCTTTTGGGAATCAGCTCGCTAATTTCTAT TATATTGCAAACGGGGTAGCATCACTTCAAGGGACTTTCTATGCTGGATCAAATTGTTTTCACAAAAGAAAGGTTATTTATGGTGCATTTCCAAGTGACATAACAAAATTTG GAAATATGGGTAATGAAGATCTACATAAAAGCTTTGGAAATTCAGTTGAATTGAGAGAATCAGCTGCTCAATATTTATCAAGATCATATGCgaatatagaaaataaaaggaaTCCTTCTAGTTTCATCGAGCCAGCAGTCCGAGTTGCAGGCTGTAGCTACGAATATGGTACCTCTTGGGGCACAAAG GTAGGTTGGATTTACGGGTCAACGGTAGAAGATATTCTCACAGGATTAAGCATACATGAAAAAGGATGGAGATCTATCATAACCTCGCCTGAGCCACTTGCATTTCTTGGTTGTGCACCTTCCACATATAATGCTTCACTTATACAGCAAAAAAGATGGTCCATGGGGCTTCTCGAGATCCTATTCACCAATAAGAACCCGTTCTTACTTATAATAAAAGGGAGGGTTTGGTTTAGACAAGCTCTTGCTTACTTCTGGCTTTGTTCATGGGGACTCCAATCCATTCCAGAGTTATGTTATGCTATTCTTCCAGCGTATTGTATCCTTACTAACTCACATTTCTTACCAAAGATCAACGAACCGACCTTTCTCATCCCTATGGGTATTTTCATAAGTTACAATCTTTACGCCTTATGGGAACTCAAGCGTTTGGGTGTATCACTTCGTATGTGGTGGAATTTACAAACGATGGGAAGGGTAAATGCGATGACAGCATGGTTCTTTGGATTTCTAAGCGTCATGCTAAAGCTCGTAGGCTTATCACAACCGGTTTTTGAAGTAACACaaaaggaacaaagctcgaacGATGGTGATCATGTTGATGCTGATGCGGGTAGGTTCACTTATGACAAGTCACCAATCATCATACCAGGTGTTGTCCTTTTATTGGTTAACATGACCGCGTTGATAAATGGAATGTCCAGATTGGTAAATGTGGACTCTATAGAAGAATTAAGATTATTAGGAGAGATGTTTTGTAGTCTTTGGGTGATACTGTGCTTCTGGGAATTCCTTAAAGGGCTGTTTGGAAATGGGAAATATGGGATTCCGACATCCATAATATGGAAATCCGGAGCTTTGGCTTTATTCGTCGTGCAGATATTTAGAAGATCACCTCAATTGTTTTAG